GGTGAAGTAACGAAAGCGAGAGAAGAAGAGAGGATGAAAACAGTATGAAAAATCCAGCTTCGATCGCCATCGTAGTTGTTCTACTAATAGTCAACGGAGTCTTCGCGGCCTTTAACCTCGGGGCGTCAAGCACCATTAATTCAGCCCAGGCTAAGATCTCCGATTTGACTTCTGCCAACACCACGATCCAAACCGATCTGGCGGCGCTTCAAACCAGCAACATCCAAACTCAAACAGCCCTGGCGGCGGTCCAGGCGCAAGTGGATAAGCTGACATCCCAAACGTCTTCCGCTGCCTCAAAATACGGCGCGGTGATGAATTCAATTAATCCTGTGGTCGTCAGGATCAATGCCACCGGAACCGGGCTGCGCGGATTCGCCTCCGGCGTCATTGTAAGTTCCAACGGGTATGTTCTGACGGTGCTCCACAACGTTGACGGCGCACGATCGATCAACGTCACTGTTTCTACGGGCGATACATTTACCGGAACGATCAGCGCTACTGATACGGTAAATAATTTGGCTTTGATAAAATTAACCTCTACTCGGACGGATTTCCCCGCGGCTGCCCGGGGATCGATCAGCACTCTCCAGGACGGGCAGATCGTGATCTCCGTCAGTTATCCTCTAAGTGATGAACTGCACGGTCCGGCGACCTTCGACGTCGGCATAGTTTCATCACTTCGGATGGATATCCCGACCAACTACTTCATTCAGAGCGATGCCGATATCGCCCAGGGCAGCGGCGGTGGCGGGCTGTTCACTTTGGACGGGAAATTGGTTGGGATTGCCTCGCTTGGTATCGCCGACGGAATCTACGAGTACATCCCTATAGATGCAGCAGCCACGCTGTTGAAAGGCGCCAGCATAACCTAGGTCTCGATCGACGTGTACTGTAAGGACACGGCGAGCCGTGTCCTTACAGTTATGTTGGGCCATGGGATATAATTCGGGATATGCCTGAATTTAACCTCGTTTCTGATTTCGGCCTGATGGGCGATCAATCCGCCGCCGTGGCGGGACTGACCAAAGGTCTCGCAGATGGATTAAAAGATCAGACCCTGCTCGGCGTTACCGGCTCGGGGAAAACCTTCACCATGGCCAACGTTATCGCCCGCTGCGGCCGTCCGGCTTTGATTATTTCACATAACAAGACCCTGGCGGCCCAGCTTTACGCCGAGTTCCGCGAATTCTTTCCCAATAACGCCGTCGAATACTTCGTCAGCTACTACGATTACTACCAGCCGGAGGCTTACGTCCCGTCCAAGGACATGTATATCGAAAAAGACGCTGATATCAACGACGAGATCGATAAGCTTCGCCACGCCGCCACCCGGTCGCTCCTGTCCCGCCGGGATACCATCATCGTCGCTTCGGTGTCGTGCATCTACGGCCTGGGTGAGCCTGAAGAATACATGCGTTTCGTCCTGAACCTCGAAAAAGGGGCGCGCTATCCCAGGACGGAGATCCTGCACCGGCTCGTCGATATGCAATACGAGCGTAACGACCTCGATTTTTCCCGGTCGAAGTTCCGGCTTCGGGGAGATACCCTGGAATTGCATCCGGCTTATGAAGAAACAGCCCTACGCATAGAGTTCTTCGGCGATGAGATAGAACGCATGGTGAGGATCGATCCTCTGACGGGTGAAATTCTCGAAGAACTCAAGATGGTGGATATCTACCCGGCTAAGCATTTCGTGACCTCGCCGGAAAAGCTTGTCAAGGCTATCCAGGCCATACGTGAGGAGTTGGCGGGGCGGGTGGAGCAGCTTAAACGCGAGGGTAAACTCCTGGAAGCCGCCCGGCTGGAACAGCGCACCGAATACGATATCGAGATGCTGGAACAGGCAGGTTATTGCAACGGCGTGGAGAACTACGCCCGGCACCTGTCCGGAAGACCCGCTGGCTCGGCGCCGTGGACGCTGCTGGATTATTTCCCCAAGGATTTCATCCTTTTTGTCGATGAATCTCACATGTCGCTGCCCCAGATCAGGGGCATGTACAACGGCGACCGGGCCCGCAAGGAAGTGCTGGTCGAGTATGGATTTCGCCTTCCTTCGGCTATGGACAACCGGCCGCTGAATTTCTCCGAGTTTCGGCAGCGCTTCGAACAGGCGGTTTATGTCTCGGCGACGCCCGGGCCGTACGAAAAAGAGCATTCGCAAAATACCGTCGAACAACTGGTACGGCCGACCGGACTCCTCGAGCCGGTCATCGAGGTCAAACCGACCGAAGGTCAGATTGACGATCTTCTTTACCAGATCAAGCTTCGCGTTGAAAAAAGCGAGCGCTGCCTGGTGACTACCCTGACCAAGAAGCTTGCTGAAACCCTGTCGGAGTACATCGCCGAATCGGGTATCAAGACCCAGTACCTTCACTCCGAGGTCGAGACATTCGAGCGCGTGGAAATTCTGCGCGATCTCAGGCTGGGCGTCTACGATGTAGTCGTTGGCATCAACCTGTTACGCGAAGGACTCGACCTCCCGGAGGTTTCTCTTGTCGCCATCCTCGATGCCGATAAGGAAGGTTTCCTCCGCAGCGAATGGGCGCTGATCCAGACTATGGGCCGCGCCGCCCGTCACGTTGACGGCAAGGTCATCATGTACGCTGACATCATCACCGGTTCGATGGAACGCGCCATCGCCGAGGTCAAGCGGAGGCGTGCCATCCAGGAAACCTATAACGCCGAGCACGGCATTACGCCGCAGGGCATCCGCAAGGCCATAAAAGACATTACTGAACGTATCCGTACCGCCGAGGCCGTGGTCGCGGAGCAGACGGCTGAGTCCTATAAAGCCATGCCGTTGACTAAGGAAGACCTGGCTCGTCTTATCCGGGAGCTCGAATATCAGATGAAGCGGGCTGCCAAGACTATGGACTTCGAACGAGCGGCCTTGTTGCGTGATCGAATAGTCGAACTTAAGCGCGAACTTATCGAACCGGAGGCAAAACCTCGTGGCCGGAGATAACGATCGCGGATATGCCGAAACTCGCCAGGAACGCCGCGAAAAGAAACGACAGGCGCAGAAAAACCGGATGACCCATCACGGCAAGTCCATTGCGTTGATTTACCGGCAGAGCGTGGAAAAGCGGGCGGGGAAAAGCAAAAAATGACCGACTCCCATTTTGACACCTCCAAAGCCGCCCGCCTGGACAATCCCAGCCGCGTCGCCGAACTCCGCATCCCTGAGCTCCTCACAGAGATCGGGGGTGTCAAGGTAATGACGGACTGCGTTGACCTTGGCTGCGGCACCGGGACGTTCACGTTGCCGATGGCGGAGATCGTGGGGAGGTGGGGCAAAGTATACGCTGTAGACGATTCCCAGGAGATGCTGGATATCCTGAAATCTCGCAAGCCCCCGAAAAACGTCATGCCCGTAAAAGCCGATTTTACCGAGACCGGTCTCGTCGATGGAATAGCCGAATTCTGCCTGGCGGCATTCATTTTGCACGAGACAAAACAGCCGGAAAAGCTGCTGGCCGAAACTTACCGGTTATTGAAACCGGGAGGCAGGTTGCTGGTGATGGAGTGGCGGGCTGAATTCGACAGCCCCGGACCGTCGCAGAAGATTCGGGTGACGGTCGAGAAAATGTCGGCGTTAGTCTTAGAGACAGGGTTTAGGAACTTCCAATCGGATAATTGGTCGGAAAAGCACTACTATGGCCTCGGGGTGAAGCCACTCTACGAAACAGACAAGGAACCAGATCCACTGGTATTGGGCATTGTAAAAACTTCCGGACAGTTGTTTCTTGAGACCGGAGGCGGGACCTCATTCCCGTCAACTACTAGGTTCTATTAACCCCCCGGAGGGTGGACTACCAGCACCGGCGTGGTGCCATAGACGACGATTTTCTCGGTCACTGAACCGAAAACCCAACGCGTCAGGCCGGACAGGCCGTGAGTTGACATGGCGATGAGGTCAACTTGGTTGTCCCGGGCATAATTCATGATCAGTTCGGCGGCGGCGCCGGTTTTGACTACCGTAGACACTGTTATGCCTTTTTGGCGCAAGGCCTCAGCGCGGCGGTTCAGGAACGTAGTCGCATCAGCTTCGATCTCGGCATCATCTATGGGCAGTGTGTAAGCGCCCATGCCGTCCACGCTGGGCAGGTACCGGACGGGTTCAACAACCTGGGCGAGCACCACCTCGGCTCCGAAGGCCGGCGCCAACTGTACCACGATGTCGAGCGCCGCCTGGCCGATGCCGGAGCCGTCGAGCGGTACCAGAATCTTGCTGATGAGCGGCTTGTTTTCAGGCGGCGGAGATTTAATCAGTAATGCCGGCTTGTTGGTGCCTGTCATGATCTTGTTGGCCACCTTGCCGACCAGTGCTGCCCCCCGCCCCGAGGCACCGTGGGCGGAAAGTATCACCAGGTCGGCCACATGTTCCTCGATAAACCGGAGGATCTCATCGGCGGCTTTGCCGGTTTGGAGGCTGGTCTGCCAGGCGCGCTGGCCGGGGTATTTCGCTTTGAGGCGCTCGTCGAGGTGTCGCAGGTAATTCCGGTAGAGGTTTCCGGTGTCGGCGGCGCCGGTCTCGTCGACACTGATGAAATCTAGCTGGGCGCCCAGCTTCTGAGCCAGCGCGATGCCGTAGGGGACGGTTATCTCAGCTTCCGCCGAGCCGTCGAGGGGGATTACGACTTCTTTGATCATGCGGCTTTACCTGCCTTTACATAGTCGAATGATCGCCTGTGCTGTTAGTATAACATCGTTTGTGGCGTTGATGGCAAGAAAATGACAGCCTCCCGGAGTTCACTTATAATATTTCACAAATGATTAACGGGCCTGGGGTGACAACCCAGGCGTTTTTAATATGAGGTGAGATGTGTCCCCGGAAGAGTCTTTCCAGTGTTTCTGCTGTGGCGTCTGCTGCTCCAAGTACCAGGTGCAGATGACGGTGAACGAGGCGCATAACATCGCCGACAAACTGCGCATCGAGTGGGATGAGTTCGAGAATGATTACCTCGACGGCGCCTGGCCGGGAACCAGGACAGTTCTTTTGGGGCACCGCGAGGGGCATTGCGTATTTCTTGAAGCCCAACCCGATAACCGGGTTTTCTTCTGCCGCATCCAAAAATTCAAGCCCGAATCCTGCATCCAGTGGAACGCCGACGCCGATAAAAAGGATTGCCAGGAGGGGCTTGAACAATTGTGGGATTTGGGAACAGACGCCGAGGGACAGTTCACGGGAGACCCGGGGAAGGTGCGGGAATTGAATGCCTTCCTGGAAACACTAAATCCTGAACGCTGATTTCAAACGCTCAAATCCACGTTCAAATCAAAATGCGTTAGAAATCTTAAATTTGGATATTTGGTATTATTTAGGAATTAGATATTAGGATTTGGCGCCTGCGCGAATGGGCAGGGTCAGCAGTATGTTTGTCCCCTTGCCGGGGGCGGAATCGCATTCACAGGTGCCCCCCAGTAACGCCGCCCTCTCCCGCATCGCCGATAAACCCGTGGATTGCCCCGGCTGCAGCGAGGAAGGATCGAAGCCCCGGCCGTTATCCCATATCCCCACGCACAGGTTATCTCCATCAGGCTTCAGGCTGA
This is a stretch of genomic DNA from Dehalogenimonas etheniformans. It encodes these proteins:
- a CDS encoding class I SAM-dependent methyltransferase, which encodes MTDSHFDTSKAARLDNPSRVAELRIPELLTEIGGVKVMTDCVDLGCGTGTFTLPMAEIVGRWGKVYAVDDSQEMLDILKSRKPPKNVMPVKADFTETGLVDGIAEFCLAAFILHETKQPEKLLAETYRLLKPGGRLLVMEWRAEFDSPGPSQKIRVTVEKMSALVLETGFRNFQSDNWSEKHYYGLGVKPLYETDKEPDPLVLGIVKTSGQLFLETGGGTSFPSTTRFY
- a CDS encoding YkgJ family cysteine cluster protein — protein: MSPEESFQCFCCGVCCSKYQVQMTVNEAHNIADKLRIEWDEFENDYLDGAWPGTRTVLLGHREGHCVFLEAQPDNRVFFCRIQKFKPESCIQWNADADKKDCQEGLEQLWDLGTDAEGQFTGDPGKVRELNAFLETLNPER
- the uvrB gene encoding excinuclease ABC subunit UvrB, with product MPEFNLVSDFGLMGDQSAAVAGLTKGLADGLKDQTLLGVTGSGKTFTMANVIARCGRPALIISHNKTLAAQLYAEFREFFPNNAVEYFVSYYDYYQPEAYVPSKDMYIEKDADINDEIDKLRHAATRSLLSRRDTIIVASVSCIYGLGEPEEYMRFVLNLEKGARYPRTEILHRLVDMQYERNDLDFSRSKFRLRGDTLELHPAYEETALRIEFFGDEIERMVRIDPLTGEILEELKMVDIYPAKHFVTSPEKLVKAIQAIREELAGRVEQLKREGKLLEAARLEQRTEYDIEMLEQAGYCNGVENYARHLSGRPAGSAPWTLLDYFPKDFILFVDESHMSLPQIRGMYNGDRARKEVLVEYGFRLPSAMDNRPLNFSEFRQRFEQAVYVSATPGPYEKEHSQNTVEQLVRPTGLLEPVIEVKPTEGQIDDLLYQIKLRVEKSERCLVTTLTKKLAETLSEYIAESGIKTQYLHSEVETFERVEILRDLRLGVYDVVVGINLLREGLDLPEVSLVAILDADKEGFLRSEWALIQTMGRAARHVDGKVIMYADIITGSMERAIAEVKRRRAIQETYNAEHGITPQGIRKAIKDITERIRTAEAVVAEQTAESYKAMPLTKEDLARLIRELEYQMKRAAKTMDFERAALLRDRIVELKRELIEPEAKPRGRR
- a CDS encoding S1C family serine protease — translated: MKNPASIAIVVVLLIVNGVFAAFNLGASSTINSAQAKISDLTSANTTIQTDLAALQTSNIQTQTALAAVQAQVDKLTSQTSSAASKYGAVMNSINPVVVRINATGTGLRGFASGVIVSSNGYVLTVLHNVDGARSINVTVSTGDTFTGTISATDTVNNLALIKLTSTRTDFPAAARGSISTLQDGQIVISVSYPLSDELHGPATFDVGIVSSLRMDIPTNYFIQSDADIAQGSGGGGLFTLDGKLVGIASLGIADGIYEYIPIDAAATLLKGASIT
- a CDS encoding universal stress protein yields the protein MIKEVVIPLDGSAEAEITVPYGIALAQKLGAQLDFISVDETGAADTGNLYRNYLRHLDERLKAKYPGQRAWQTSLQTGKAADEILRFIEEHVADLVILSAHGASGRGAALVGKVANKIMTGTNKPALLIKSPPPENKPLISKILVPLDGSGIGQAALDIVVQLAPAFGAEVVLAQVVEPVRYLPSVDGMGAYTLPIDDAEIEADATTFLNRRAEALRQKGITVSTVVKTGAAAELIMNYARDNQVDLIAMSTHGLSGLTRWVFGSVTEKIVVYGTTPVLVVHPPGG